A single window of Anomaloglossus baeobatrachus isolate aAnoBae1 chromosome 5, aAnoBae1.hap1, whole genome shotgun sequence DNA harbors:
- the SLC16A3 gene encoding monocarboxylate transporter 4, with amino-acid sequence MGAVVVDDNPSKVKAPDGGWGWAVLFGCFVITGFSYAFPKAVSVFFKELIREFGIGYSDTAWISSILLAMLYGTGPICSICVNRFGCRPVMMVGGLFASLGMVCASFCTNIITIYLTAGVLTGLGLALNFQPSLIMLNRYFDKRRPLANGLAAAGSPVFLCCLSPLGQILQYEFGWRGGFLILGGLLLNCCACAALMRPLEAPKTAKEETKEEEKPKPKKLLDFSVFRDRGFVIYTLAASIMVLGLFVPPVFVVSYAKDIGVQDTKAAFLLTILGFVDIFARPTCGIIAGLEWVRPRCVYLFGFAMVFNGFTDLMGSMSDTYGGLVVFCIFFGISYGMVGALQFEVLMAIVGTQKFSSAIGLVLLMEAMAVLIGPPSAGKILDATGRYMFVFIIAGTEVVTSAIVLTFGNFFCIKKKPEEHGHKEEVAEIREISKPEDLALQEEKVESAEAEQFLKDEEKEKNGEVITNPETCV; translated from the exons ATGGGAGCGGTGGTTGTGGATGACAATCCGTCCAAAGTGAAGGCGCCGGATGGTGGTTGGGGATGGGCCGTTCTCTTTGGTTGTTTTGTCATCACTGGGTTTTCCTACGCTTTCCCTAAAGCAGTCAGTGTGTTCTTCAAGGAACTAATCAGGGAGTTTGGCATTGGTTACAGTGACACAGCATGGATCTCCTCTATCCTACTAGCTATGCTTTATGGAACAG GTCCTATCTGTAGTATCTGTGTGAACCGGTTTGGATGTCGGCCAGTAATGATGGTTGGTGGTCTATTTGCCTCACTTGGGATGGTGTGTGCGTCCTTTTGTACAAACATCATAACAATCTACCTCACTGCCGGAGTCCTCACAG GTCTTGGACTGGCATTGAACTTCCAGCCTTCTCTCATTATGTTAAATCGATACTTCGACAAACGTCGTCCACTTGCCAATGGATTGGCAGCTGCTGGAAGCCCAGTGTTCCTTTGTTGCCTGTCTCCATTAGGACAAATTCTTCAGTATGAATTTGGCTGGCGGGGAGGCTTTCTTATATTAGGAGGTCTGCTTCTTAACTGCTGTGCATGTGCTGCACTGATGAGACCACTAGAGGCACCAAAGACTGCGAAAGAAGAGACCAAAGAAGAAGAAAAACCCAAACCTAAAAAACTGCTCGACTTTTCTGTGTTCCGGGATCGTGGATTTGTCATCTACACTCTAGCGGCTTCTATTATGGTTTTGGGGCTTTTTGTTCCTCCAGTGTTTGTGGTGAGCTATGCAAAAGACATTGGAGTTCAAGATACAAAAGCTGCTTTCCTCCTTACTATTCTTGGATTTGTTGACATATTTGCACGGCCCACCTGTGGTATCATTGCAGGACTGGAGTGGGTTCGTCCACGCTGTGTATATCTGTTTGGCTTCGCCATGGTTTTTAATGGATTCACAGATCTGATGGGATCCATGTCAGATACCTATGGAGGCCTAGTAGTTTTCTGCATCTTTTTTGGAATTTCATATGGGATGGTTGGTGCTTTACAGTTTGAGGTCCTCATGGCAATCGTTGGCACACAGAAGTTCTCTAGTGCTATTGGATTGGTTCTTCTGATGGAAGCAATGGCTGTACTTATTGGACCACCATCAGCAG GGAAAATTCTGGATGCAACAGGAAGATACATGTTCGTTTTTATTATTGCTGGAACTGAAGTGGTCACTTCTGCAATAGTTTTAACTTTTGGCAATTTCTTCTGCATAAAGAAGAAGCCTGAAGAACATGGACATAAAGAAGAGGTTGCAGAAATAAGGGAGATCAGTAAGCCTGAAGATCTTGCCCTCCAAGAAGAGAAGGTGGAATCTGCCGAGGCAGAACAGTTCTTAAAAGATGAAGAGAAGGAGAAAAATGGTGAAGTTATAACTAATCCAGAAACCTGTGTGTGA